From the genome of Triticum aestivum cultivar Chinese Spring chromosome 3B, IWGSC CS RefSeq v2.1, whole genome shotgun sequence, one region includes:
- the LOC123066498 gene encoding chitinase CLP-like, with the protein MARLLLILAASLVALAWPASCQRLPVLAPVTKDLATSLYTLPFHDGANLVVDIAGPLVWSTCQRDHLPAELPCKSPTCRLANAYPVPGCHAPGCGRDWHGDRTCTVYPYNPVTGACAAGNLVHTRFVANTTDGRNPVSQVNVRAVAACAPRKLLASLPRGSTGVAGLAGSGLALPAQSMDHTPLVTKQGSPAHYISVKSISMDNTRVLVSERALATGGVMLSTRVPYALLRRDVYRPFVDAFVKALAAQAAPGGPVARAVRPVAPFELCYDAQTLGNTRFGYWVPSVTLALDGGRDWRMAGVNSMVDVEPGTACLAFVEMKGVKAGDGRAPAVIVGGLQMENIVLEFDMEKKRLGLRTMPYYMQCSHFNFTRSA; encoded by the exons ATGGCACGACTCCTCCTCATCCTGGCCGCCTCGCTGGTCGCACTGGCGTGGCCGGCGTCGTGCCAACGTCTTCCGGTGCTCGCCCCGGTCACCAAGGATCTCGCCACCTCCCTCTACACCCTCCCCTTCCACGACGGAGCCAATCTCGTCGTCGACATCGCCGGCCCGCTCGTCTGGTCCACCTGCCAGCGTGACCACCTGCCGGCGGAGCTCCCGTGCAAGAGCCCCACCTGCCGACTCGCCAACGCCTACCCCGTCCCGGGCTGCCACGCGCCCGGCTGCGGCCGCGATTGGCACGGCGACAGGACGTGCACGGTCTACCCGTACAACCCGGTCACCGGCGCGTGCGCTGCCGGGAACCTCGTCCACACAAGGTTTGTCGCCAACACCACCGACGGGAGGAACCCGGTGAGCCAGGTGAACGTCAGGGCCGTGGCGGCGTGCGCGCCGAGGAAGCTCCTGGCGTCGCTGCCCCGGGGCTCCACGGGCGTTGCCGGGCTGGCGGGCTCCGGCCTGGCGCTTCCGGCGCAG TCGATGGACCACACCCCGCTCGTCACCAAGCAGGGCAGCCCGGCGCACTACATCTCGGTCaagtccattagcatggacaaCACCCGCGTCCTCGTCTCCGAGCGCGCGCTCGCCACGGGCGGCGTGATGCTCAGCACGAGGGTGCCCTACGCATTGCTCCGGCGGGACGTCTACCGCCCGTTCGTGGACGCGTTCGTCAAGGCCCTGGCGGCGCAGGCTGCGCCAGGAGGGCCCGTCGCGCGCGCGGTGAGGCCTGTGGCGCCGTTCGAGCTGTGCTACGACGCGCAGACGCTGGGCAACACGAGGTTCGGGTACTGGGTGCCGAGCGTCACCCTGGCGCTCGACGGCGGGAGGGACTGGAGGATGGCCGGGGTGAACTCGATGGTGGACGTCGAGCCGGGGACGGCGTGCCTTGCGTTCGTGGAGATGAAGGGGGTGAAGGCCGGGGACGGCAGGGCGCCGGCGGTGATCGTGGGAGGGCTCCAGATGGAGAACATCGTGCTGGAGTTCGACATGGAGAAGAAGCGGCTCGGGTTGCGCACGATGCCCTACTATATGCAGTGCAGCCACTTCAATTTCACTCGAAGCGCCTAG
- the LOC123067870 gene encoding chitinase CLP-like: MRDISYNCDLVFLSCWPASSQPLPVLVPVTKDPATSLYTLPFNYGANLVVDIAGPLVWSTCQPGHLPAKFPCTFPTCRLANAYPVPGCHEPGCEQDRRKDGTCTAYAYNPVTGVCASGSLDRTRFVANTTDGSNPVRQVNVRAVAACAPETLLASLPRGSTGVAGLAGSGLALPAQVASTQKVTNKFLLCLPGLGEGNGVAIFGGGPLQLTAQPGVDYTQELVYTPLVAKQGNPAHYVSVESIAVEGARVPVPARALATGGVVLSSTKAHFTLLRRDVYRPFVDAFAKALVQQGAQGGPVARAVKPVAPFELCYDTRSLANTRTGYWVPDISLALEGGMNYSMNGLLSMVNVPGDAACLAFAEMKGVKAGDGSAPAVIIGGFQMENVLLEFDMEKKRLGFFRLPFFTRCGHFNFTRTG; this comes from the exons ATGAGGGATATTAGTTACAACTGCGACTTGGTCTTCCTGTCCTGT TGGCCGGCGTCGAGCCAGCCTCTGCCGGTGCTTGTTCCGGTGACCAAGGACCCCGCCACCTCCCTCTACACGCTCCCGTTCAACTACGGCGCCAACCTCGTCGTCGACATCGCCGGCCCGCTCGTCTGGTCCACGTGCCAGCCCGGCCACCTACCGGCCAAGTTCCCGTGCACGTTCCCCACCTGCCGCCTCGCCAACGCCTACCCCGTCCCGGGCTGCCACGAGCCAGGCTGCGAGCAGGACAGGCGCAAGGACGGCACGTGCACGGCGTACGCGTACAACCCGGTCACCGGCGTGTGCGCCTCCGGGAGCCTCGACCGTACCAGGTTCGTGGCCAACACCACCGACGGGAGTAACCCGGTGAGGCAGGTGAACGTGAGGGCAGTGGCGGCGTGCGCGCCAGAGACGCTGCTGGCCTCCCTTCCCCGGGGCTCCACGGGCGTGGCCGGGCTCGCGGGCTCCGGCCTGGCGCTTCCGGCTCAGGTGGCGTCCACGCAGAAGGTCACCAATAAGTTCCTCCTCTGCCTCCCCGGCCTCGGCGAAGGTAACGGTGTGGCCATCTTCGGCGGCGGCCCGCTCCAGCTCACCGCGCAGCCGGGTGTGGACTACACGCAGGAGCTGGTCTACACGCCGCTGGTCGCCAAGCAGGGCAACCCCGCGCACTACGTCTCGGTGGAGTCCATAGCCGTGGAGGGCGCCCGCGTGCCCGTCCCTGCGCGCGCGCTCGCCACCGGCGGCGTGGTACTCAGCAGCACAAAGGCGCACTTCACCTTGCTCCGACGCGACGTGTACCGCCCGTTCGTGGACGCGTTCGCCAAGGCCCTGGTGCAGCAGGGTGCGCAGGGCGGCCCCGTGGCGCGCGCGGTGAAGCCCGTGGCGCCGTTCGAGCTGTGCTACGACACGCGGTCGCTCGCCAACACGCGGACCGGGTACTGGGTGCCGGACATCAGTCTGGCGCTCGAGGGCGGGATGAACTATTCGATGAACGGCTTGCTCTCGATGGTGAATGTGCCGGGGGACGCGGCGTGCCTTGCGTTCGCGGAGATGAAGGGGGTGAAGGCCGGGGACGGCAGCGCGCCGGCGGTGATCATCGGAGGGTTCCAGATGGAGAACGTCCTGCTGGAGTTCGACATGGAGAAGAAGCGGCTCGGGTTCTTCAGGCTGCCGTTCTTCACGCGGTGTGGCCACTTCAACTTCACCCGGACCGGCTAG